The Capsicum annuum cultivar UCD-10X-F1 chromosome 1, UCD10Xv1.1, whole genome shotgun sequence sequence gaatgtaattacttttaaaaggttgatatttatgttatttataccaATATTAAATCGTATAGGACCATAACATAAGAACAcacatattttgaatgaattgATGCTAAATCTTAAGGTCACgttaacatggattttgaagaaaatgaatCAACCCAATGTCACAAATGTGGATCCATAAAAAGAAGCCCTTGTTAAATGTGTGAACTTTCCAAACATATAATAgtaattaaatttgaaatactCACTAAACGACAACATAACGAGGGGGAATACTTCGGTCAAAACCTTCCATGCAtgtaaacatgaacataataTAGCAGTGGTATCCCATTAAAGTGAATTTCAATAAAACAAAAGTTGTTACTCATTCTATAAAAGATTacactaaataaagtcaccagtaaAGTTCTCAATGCTCCCACTTTAACCAAATTACTATACTTTTTTCTTTCACCTTTAATCTGAAGTACGATTAATCCAACTTTTTGAATTGAATAgcatttcaaatataatttttttttttatacttaaaaTTTGAACCTgagattttttacttttaattaagAGTGACAGATTTCTAATTTTCAATCATCTCATTAcaatttatatttgtaaattggtATACTATTTATTACTCGGTTACTCAATTCACGGAGAAAGTGGAGTATGCTTTTAGTTACAAAGTAATATAAAATTGACATTTatacaaaaaagaaatacaaatagaTTATTTAGATAATTATGTCagtttttttattacttttgttagttttatgtctatttttacaataaatttttattcCGCACACATATAAGAGATCTGAAAACTCGTtttcttcttttcaaataaaaagacaagaaattttatttattttattcaatggGTTGAAAATATCGATTATCTTTAGAACCACCAAAATTATAACATGTATGAATTGATGTAATGTAATTTCATTGTAAATTCTCCGcaatataaaattgaaaaatcttggatacaaaatttaaattgacTAATGGTTTGAAGTTATCCATGTAATCATGCACATTACATAAAATCCGTGGAATTGGATTTTAAGAATTGCGTATCAAATATACTTTGGATGGCTTCTAGATATCATACCGACATATTTTAATACTCCGTAAATTGATTGACATGTTTTTGAATCTTctaatcttaaattaaagatatgtattaaaatattatttaatcttgtgattttaaatagaattttgaaatgaaaactaaaaatatatttattttatttaaaatttttgaaattgaaaacaGAAAGATATGTTTGGTCATAGTATTTTGAAGTTAGTATTTAgaatttaaaagtattttttataaaaaaaaatataaaagtaaaaataatttttttaaaaaatagaatttaaagaaaatgggattaatttatgaaataaaaattcaatttttttaaaccaaaatttaAAAGTGCAAAAACTGAAACAAAAAAGAATTGTTTTTCAAATTTCCAAATGAGTACAACTTTAAGTAGTGTTTGATTTATTTATAGCTAAAAAAgtattctaaaataaaataaaaacatattttggaTAGAAAAAAATCGTTTTTCAGAATTTcgtaaatactaaaaataagtatcttccagaaaaatccataaaaactaaccccacaaaaaaaataaaaaaatacaaatcatttctgtatttatattaaaaaatcattttttttttcagaatttcttatatactaaaaataaaagtatctttctagaaaaatcattaaaataaaaaaaaaaagaaagaactaCAAATCATTTCTATATTTATCTATTTCTCAGAATTTcttatatactaaaaataaaaatatattctataaaaaatcataaaactcCCCACAACGCAGCAAGAAAAAGAATACAAGTTTTATCATCACAGTGACCGCAGAGGATTTTTCTCCATAGCTATCTCTACCTATTGGTCCTTCAACACTATTTTCAGATTCATATGACTTGGTCTTATTCTTCCTTCAACTAACTACCATCTTGTTTGCCACCATTTTCTCCAATCTTGCAAAAACCCCATCtcatatttttcagatttttgtgttttgatctagattttgatgttttttgaAGAAGGTGAACACAACCCATACACTCTTTTTGtcctttcaattcaagattcactTTTTCAATTCTGTGTAaagattgagttttttttttttattggccTTTTGATTCAAGATTCACttttcaattcttgaattttttttgttgggGTGAAGATTGAGTTTTTTCAAGAAAATGATCACcaatttcatcacccttttcTTTATATGTGTGTTTTTCCTCTTTACCTTGTCTGTCATTTGCCAAGATTCTGATATTGAAACTGATTGTACGAATAGATGGATCCATATAAGACGTCTACCACCTCAGTTTAATCTTGATCTTTTATCAAATTGTTCTGAATATCCTTTGTTTGACAATTTCTGTCCTTATTTAGCTAATCATGGTTTTGGTAAAAAGACTCATAATAAATCTCATAGTTGGTATCGTACTGACCCTTTTATGCTTGAACTTATTTTCCATCGTAGGATGCTTGAATACCCTTGTTTAACATCTGATCCTAGTCTTGCTAATGCTATTTATGTTCCTTATTATGGTGGTCTTGATAGTCTTAGGTTCTTGTATGGTCCTGAAGTTAATTCAAGTTATCAGCATGGTTTGGATTTGTATGAGTATTTGGTACATGGTGATTTGCCTGATGTTTGGAGTAGACATTATGGTCATGATCATTTTATGGTTATGGCTAGGCCTGCTTGGGATTTTAGTCAACCCTTGAATAGTGATCCTCTGTATTTTGGTACATCATTTCTTGAATTGCCTGAGTTTTACAATGTTACTGCATTGACACTTGAAGGTAGAGCTTATCCTTGGCAAGAACAAGCTATTCCGTATCCTACTTCATTTCATCCGCCGAATTTAGCATTTTTCGAGTCTTGGGTGAATAGGGTAAGGAGGTCTAGGAGGACTGCATTGATGTTGTTTGCTGGTGGTGGTGGAATTTCAGCCAATCCTAATGTTAGGAGAAGTATTAGACTTGAGTGTGACAATGTGACAAGTTTGAGTGCTAATGGCACGGGGTACGATAAATTGTGCGACTTTGTTGATTGTTCTAATGGGGTTTGTCAACATGATCCTATAAGGTTTATGAAGCCAATGTTGCAAGCTAGCTTTTGTTTGCAGCCTCCAGGGGATACTCCAACAAGACGATCCACGTTCGATGGGATTCTTGCAGGGTGCATTCCTGTGTTCTTTGAAGATTTGTCCGCGAAAAAGCAGTATGGATGGCATTTGCCAGAGGAGAAGTATGAAGAATTTTCAGTGTTTATAAGTAAAGAAGATGTTGTGTTTAAGGGGTTGAGCATTGTAGATGTTTTAACAAGTATACCACGATCTCAAGTTAGGAGGATGAGAGAAAAAGTTCTGGAAATGATGCCTAGAGTGATGTATATAAAGCATGGAAGTTCATTGGGTTTGAGGACTAAAAAGGATGCCTTTGATATTGCAGTAGAATGTACTTTGGAAAGAATCAAGTCTAGGCTTCAAGAAATAGCAGCTCAATAATTATTTATCGACCGTGTTCTGTTCTATCTCTTCGTGCTCTTGTTCAtctgttattactattatttacgACACACCAAATGGTGTAGAGATAGTTTTATATTCCATAGTTCCACTGATAATGAATCAATGTATAGGCAATCAATAGTTTGTACAAGTAGTTGGAGCATTTGTTTAGTAGTTGCCTGTCTTACGACTTTTGTTGCTCCTTCTCGTTGTTTAATGTGCTTCAGCTATCACGTTATTTGGTTATTTTGAGCGCTCCTCTTTTGACTGCTATGTTTCAGTATTATTTTCTATCATCAAAGCTACTCTGATATTCGTTACTTGAGTCAAGAGGATCTTCCGGTAAGAGCCTCTTTCCCTCctcgaggtaggggtaaggtctgtatACACGACCTTGGGACTAAACCGGGCTTCTTGTTATTGTTAATCAATTCCAAAGTCTTGGTTACCATACTTGTAATGCTAATTAGCTGCTTTTCCATAACTAGAAGGTGCAGTGAACACCAACACCACAGATTTTCTACAGTTAAAGATGCCTCATATATAACTTTCATAGGTTCTCTAGCCATAATAGCATTAGAGGGAATGACAAAGTTCAAGATTGCCTCATGAAGTTTGAACACGAGAACTAAAGAGGCTTGACATTTCTGAATTCTCTAGCAGTCTTTTATAATTGAACTGGCTGTAATAGAGATGTTTTGAATTTCTGTAAACCGGACTCGATTGGCTCAGAGAGTCAGGTCAAGACGTCGACTTTAATAGACAAGATGAAAAAAGATTTTGTTAAACTAGACTCGTACGCTTGACGTGAAAAGCAAAGACAAGTGGAGTCAGAAGCCAAGTTACTCGGACTCTCAAAAAATGTTGCCGACCTGTGTCGGATCATTTTTAAATGCACTATTTTAGAGGATCCGACCTGCACCCGTGGACATTTGcaagagtccaagcaacttacagtataacaatactaaaattgTAGAAACCTCTCAACAATATCAAGCACCAGTGGTCTAGTGGTAGAATAGTACCCTGCCACGGTACAG is a genomic window containing:
- the LOC107867375 gene encoding probable xyloglucan galactosyltransferase GT19 — protein: MITNFITLFFICVFFLFTLSVICQDSDIETDCTNRWIHIRRLPPQFNLDLLSNCSEYPLFDNFCPYLANHGFGKKTHNKSHSWYRTDPFMLELIFHRRMLEYPCLTSDPSLANAIYVPYYGGLDSLRFLYGPEVNSSYQHGLDLYEYLVHGDLPDVWSRHYGHDHFMVMARPAWDFSQPLNSDPLYFGTSFLELPEFYNVTALTLEGRAYPWQEQAIPYPTSFHPPNLAFFESWVNRVRRSRRTALMLFAGGGGISANPNVRRSIRLECDNVTSLSANGTGYDKLCDFVDCSNGVCQHDPIRFMKPMLQASFCLQPPGDTPTRRSTFDGILAGCIPVFFEDLSAKKQYGWHLPEEKYEEFSVFISKEDVVFKGLSIVDVLTSIPRSQVRRMREKVLEMMPRVMYIKHGSSLGLRTKKDAFDIAVECTLERIKSRLQEIAAQ